In one Pseudomonas sp. 31-12 genomic region, the following are encoded:
- the tsaD gene encoding tRNA (adenosine(37)-N6)-threonylcarbamoyltransferase complex transferase subunit TsaD, with product MLVLGLETSCDETGVALYDSERGLLADALFSQIDLHRAYGGVVPELASRDHVKRMLPLIRQVLAEADCVPTEIDAIAYTAGPGLVGALLVGASCAQALAFAWGIPALGVHHMEGHLLAPMLEPQPPQFPFVALLVSGGHTQLVQVDGIGHYTLLGETLDDAAGEAFDKTAKMMGLNYPGGPEIAKLAERGVSGRFTFPRPMCDRPGLAFSFSGLKTFALNTWQQSVSAGDDSEQARCDISLAFQQAVVETLTIKCKRALKQAGMKRLVIAGGVSANKALRTSLEKMLGDMKGDVFYARPEFCTDNGAMIAFAGCQRLQAGQHESLAISVQARWPMEQLSAL from the coding sequence ATGCTAGTACTGGGATTAGAAACCTCCTGCGACGAAACCGGTGTCGCATTATATGACAGTGAACGCGGCCTGCTGGCCGACGCGCTGTTCAGTCAGATCGACCTGCACCGCGCCTATGGCGGTGTGGTGCCGGAGCTGGCCTCGCGCGACCACGTCAAACGCATGCTGCCCTTGATTCGTCAGGTGTTGGCCGAAGCTGACTGTGTGCCGACCGAGATCGATGCCATCGCTTATACCGCGGGTCCCGGCCTGGTCGGTGCCTTGCTGGTGGGCGCCTCCTGCGCGCAGGCGCTGGCGTTTGCCTGGGGCATTCCGGCGCTCGGTGTGCACCACATGGAAGGGCATTTGCTGGCGCCAATGCTGGAGCCGCAACCGCCGCAATTCCCGTTCGTCGCTTTGTTGGTGTCGGGGGGTCATACGCAGCTCGTTCAGGTCGACGGAATCGGCCATTACACGCTGTTGGGCGAGACACTCGACGATGCCGCCGGTGAAGCGTTCGACAAGACTGCGAAGATGATGGGCCTCAATTATCCAGGCGGTCCGGAAATCGCCAAACTGGCTGAGCGGGGCGTTTCAGGACGTTTCACCTTTCCGCGTCCGATGTGCGACCGCCCGGGCTTGGCCTTCAGCTTTAGCGGCTTGAAAACCTTCGCCCTGAACACCTGGCAACAGAGCGTCAGCGCCGGGGACGACAGCGAGCAAGCCCGTTGCGACATCTCGCTGGCGTTCCAGCAGGCCGTGGTGGAGACTTTGACCATCAAGTGCAAGCGCGCCCTGAAACAGGCGGGCATGAAGCGCCTGGTGATCGCTGGAGGCGTCAGCGCCAACAAGGCACTGCGCACTTCACTGGAAAAAATGCTCGGCGACATGAAAGGCGATGTGTTTTATGCCCGCCCGGAGTTCTGCACCGACAATGGCGCGATGATCGCGTTTGCCGGTTGCCAGCGCTTGCAGGCCGGTCAGCACGAAAGCCTGGCGATCAGCGTGCAGGCGCGCTGGCCGATGGAGCAGCTGTCGGCGCTGTAA
- the dnaG gene encoding DNA primase translates to MAGLIPQSFIDDLLNRTDIVDVVSSRLQMKKAGKNYTACCPFHKEKTPSFSVSPDKQFYYCFGCGAGGNALGFMMDHDNLDFVQAVEELAKAAGMEIPREESGRPHKPRQPTDSPLYPLLTAAADFYRQALKSHPSRKAAVDYLKGRGLTGEIARDFGLGFAPPGWDNLFKHLSSDTLQQKAMVDAGLLIENAETGKRYDRFRDRVMFPIRDSRGRIIAFGGRVLGDDKPKYLNSPETPVFHKGQELYGLYEARKNNRNLDEIIVVEGYMDVIALAQQGLRNAVATLGTATSEEHMKRLFRVVPNVLFCFDGDQAGRNAAWRALEATLPCLQDGRRARFLFLPEGEDPDTLVRSEGTDAFRARINQHAQPLADYFFQQLTEESDPRSLEGKAHMATLAAPLIDKVPGANLRILMRQRLTEITGLSGEAVSQLVQSAPQDAPPAYDPGIDYDAMPDYSDYHQPQAQEMYVPQQEWTPKKPGAGGKKWDKKPWDKNGKRGGDRDQPSAPRTPIAVEAPTLIALRTLIHHPDLAGKVETANHFANESNTYAQLLVALIEAVQKNPKLNSIQLMARWHGTEQGRLLKALAEKEWLIAGDNLEQQFLDTITRLSASQHTDSLEALIRKARQPGLTAEEANQIANQMRDLLKRNMAVSTPTSTGA, encoded by the coding sequence ATGGCCGGGCTAATTCCCCAGAGCTTCATTGACGACCTTCTGAACCGCACCGACATCGTCGATGTGGTCAGCTCGCGCCTGCAAATGAAAAAGGCCGGCAAGAACTACACCGCCTGCTGCCCTTTTCATAAAGAGAAAACCCCGTCTTTCAGCGTCAGCCCTGATAAACAGTTCTATTACTGCTTCGGCTGCGGCGCTGGCGGCAACGCCCTCGGTTTCATGATGGACCACGACAACCTGGACTTCGTCCAGGCTGTTGAAGAACTGGCCAAAGCCGCCGGCATGGAAATCCCCCGCGAAGAAAGCGGTCGGCCGCACAAACCGCGGCAACCGACCGATTCGCCGCTGTACCCGCTGCTGACTGCGGCCGCCGATTTTTACCGCCAGGCCCTGAAAAGTCATCCATCGCGCAAAGCCGCTGTGGATTATTTGAAAGGTCGCGGGCTGACCGGCGAAATCGCCCGGGACTTCGGCCTCGGTTTCGCCCCGCCCGGCTGGGACAACCTGTTCAAGCACCTCAGCAGCGACACCCTGCAACAGAAAGCCATGGTCGACGCCGGCCTGCTGATCGAGAACGCCGAAACCGGCAAGCGCTATGACCGCTTTCGCGATCGCGTAATGTTCCCGATCCGCGACAGTCGAGGGCGCATCATCGCTTTCGGTGGCCGGGTATTGGGCGATGACAAGCCGAAATACCTGAACTCACCGGAAACCCCGGTATTCCATAAGGGCCAGGAACTCTACGGCCTTTATGAAGCACGCAAGAATAACCGCAACCTCGACGAAATCATCGTCGTCGAAGGCTACATGGACGTCATCGCCCTCGCTCAGCAAGGCTTGCGCAACGCCGTCGCGACCCTGGGCACCGCCACCAGCGAAGAGCATATGAAGCGGCTGTTTCGCGTCGTGCCCAACGTGCTGTTCTGCTTCGACGGCGACCAGGCCGGCCGCAACGCCGCGTGGCGCGCACTGGAAGCCACCCTGCCCTGCCTGCAGGACGGGCGGCGCGCACGCTTTCTGTTCCTGCCTGAGGGCGAGGACCCGGATACGCTGGTCCGCTCAGAGGGCACTGACGCGTTTCGCGCGCGAATCAACCAGCATGCCCAGCCATTGGCGGATTATTTCTTTCAGCAACTGACCGAGGAATCGGACCCGCGCTCGCTCGAAGGCAAGGCCCACATGGCCACCCTCGCCGCGCCGCTGATCGACAAGGTACCGGGCGCGAATCTACGTATCCTGATGCGTCAACGCCTGACCGAAATTACCGGCCTGAGCGGTGAAGCCGTGAGCCAGTTGGTGCAGAGCGCTCCACAGGATGCGCCGCCGGCGTACGACCCAGGCATCGATTACGACGCCATGCCGGATTACAGCGACTACCATCAGCCGCAGGCACAAGAGATGTACGTGCCGCAGCAGGAGTGGACGCCGAAGAAACCCGGTGCAGGCGGCAAGAAGTGGGACAAGAAGCCCTGGGACAAGAATGGCAAGCGTGGTGGTGATCGCGATCAACCGAGCGCCCCACGCACACCGATTGCGGTGGAAGCCCCGACCCTGATTGCACTGCGCACACTCATCCATCACCCGGATCTGGCTGGCAAGGTAGAAACCGCCAACCATTTCGCCAATGAGAGCAATACCTACGCTCAGCTGCTGGTAGCTCTGATCGAGGCCGTGCAAAAAAATCCTAAGCTAAACTCAATTCAGTTAATGGCCCGGTGGCACGGGACCGAACAGGGTCGCTTGCTCAAGGCTTTGGCGGAAAAGGAGTGGCTGATTGCGGGTGACAACCTTGAACAACAGTTTTTAGACACCATTACTAGGTTATCAGCCTCTCAACACACCGATAGCCTGGAAGCACTAATCAGAAAAGCAAGGCAGCCAGGACTGACCGCGGAGGAAGCAAATCAGATCGCAAATCAGATGCGCGACCTATTAAAACGCAATATGGCTGTATCAACCCCGACCTCAACTGGCGCGTGA
- the rpsU gene encoding 30S ribosomal protein S21 produces MPAVKVKENEPFDVALRRFKRSCEKAGVLAEVRSREFYEKPTSERKRKAAAAVKRHAKKVQREQRRAVRLY; encoded by the coding sequence ATGCCAGCCGTCAAAGTAAAAGAGAACGAACCCTTCGACGTAGCTCTGCGTCGTTTCAAGCGCTCCTGCGAAAAAGCCGGTGTACTGGCTGAAGTTCGTAGCCGCGAATTCTACGAGAAGCCTACTTCTGAGCGTAAGCGCAAAGCAGCAGCCGCTGTTAAGCGTCACGCGAAGAAAGTTCAGCGCGAACAGCGCCGCGCCGTTCGTCTGTACTAA
- the plsY gene encoding glycerol-3-phosphate 1-O-acyltransferase PlsY, with protein sequence MFWLLATLAYLLGSLSFAILLSRLTGNPDPRMSGSGNAGATNMLRLAGKKLAILTLIGDLCKGLLPVLIAGFAGLSLQEQAWIGVCAVIGHLFPLYFRFRGGKGVATAAGMLLGLYPPAALLAVCAWLLTFYLTRTSSLAALIATPLTLPLLAWQEPAALLPMSALTGLIVWRHRGNLRDLFAGRERHF encoded by the coding sequence ATGTTTTGGTTATTGGCGACCCTCGCCTACCTGCTCGGCTCTCTGTCCTTCGCCATTTTGCTCAGCCGCCTGACCGGTAACCCCGATCCGCGAATGAGTGGCTCGGGCAATGCCGGCGCCACCAACATGTTGCGTCTGGCCGGCAAAAAACTCGCCATCCTGACGTTGATCGGCGACCTCTGCAAAGGCCTGCTGCCAGTATTAATCGCCGGCTTTGCGGGTCTTTCCCTACAAGAACAGGCCTGGATCGGCGTTTGTGCCGTCATCGGTCACCTGTTCCCGCTGTACTTCCGCTTTCGCGGCGGCAAGGGCGTCGCCACTGCGGCCGGCATGCTGCTTGGCCTGTATCCGCCTGCAGCACTGCTGGCGGTCTGCGCCTGGCTGCTGACGTTCTACCTGACCCGCACCAGCTCACTCGCCGCGTTGATCGCCACGCCGTTGACCCTGCCACTGCTGGCCTGGCAAGAACCGGCGGCACTGCTGCCCATGAGCGCACTCACGGGGCTGATCGTCTGGCGTCATCGCGGCAATCTACGCGACCTGTTTGCCGGGCGCGAACGGCATTTTTAA